From a single Flavobacterium sp. genomic region:
- a CDS encoding LptF/LptG family permease: MKIIDKYILKRYLATFSVMLLMFIPIGITIDVSEKVNKMIEKKIPLADILVYYGDFTVYFANLLFPIFLFLSIIWFTSKLANNTEIIAILSSGISFSRFLRPFIYGAVIVSVFALLMGFFLVPKASKGFNDFRYENLKGNNKTRETSDIFRQINKAGKLEENIYVSNYNYMSQTGFNFTFEKFNNEKLIEKVTANRIRYNDKTKRYTLYGYNKRTIGEVNDQIQTIDKIDLAYNFEPDDLTPVIYVAETMTIGQLNQFINKERARGNGNINTYLVVFYKKFSLPISAFILTIIAVAVSSMKRRGGMGINLAIGIVIAFTFIFFDKVFGTLAEKSSIPPFLAVWFPNIVFGILAVYLLRNAKR, encoded by the coding sequence ATGAAAATAATAGATAAATACATTTTAAAACGTTATTTAGCCACTTTTTCAGTGATGTTGTTAATGTTTATTCCTATTGGGATAACAATTGACGTTTCGGAAAAAGTAAATAAAATGATTGAAAAGAAAATTCCGTTAGCCGATATCTTGGTATATTATGGGGATTTTACAGTGTATTTTGCCAATCTATTATTTCCAATATTTTTATTTTTATCCATTATTTGGTTTACTTCAAAATTAGCTAACAATACCGAGATTATTGCTATTTTGAGTTCTGGAATTTCCTTTTCAAGATTTTTAAGACCGTTTATTTACGGTGCAGTTATTGTATCTGTTTTTGCATTATTAATGGGCTTTTTTTTAGTGCCAAAAGCAAGTAAAGGATTCAACGATTTTAGATACGAAAATTTAAAAGGAAATAATAAGACCAGAGAAACTTCGGATATTTTTAGACAAATTAATAAAGCCGGAAAACTAGAAGAAAATATCTATGTAAGTAATTATAACTACATGTCTCAAACCGGGTTTAATTTTACGTTTGAAAAATTCAATAATGAAAAGTTAATTGAAAAAGTTACTGCTAATAGAATAAGGTATAATGATAAAACAAAAAGATATACTTTATATGGTTATAACAAAAGAACTATTGGCGAAGTAAATGATCAAATACAAACGATTGATAAAATAGATTTAGCGTATAATTTTGAGCCAGATGATTTAACTCCAGTAATCTATGTTGCCGAAACCATGACGATTGGTCAATTAAATCAATTTATTAATAAAGAAAGAGCGAGAGGAAATGGAAACATCAATACCTATTTGGTGGTTTTCTATAAAAAATTCAGCTTACCTATTTCGGCTTTTATTTTAACCATTATTGCGGTAGCCGTATCTTCTATGAAACGTAGAGGTGGAATGGGAATAAATTTAGCAATAGGAATTGTTATTGCATTTACCTTTATCTTCTTTGATAAAGTATTTGGAACATTAGCCGAAAAATCAAGTATTCCTCCCTTTTTAGCTGTGTGGTTTCCAAACATTGTTTTTGGAATACTAGCTGTTTATTTACTACGCAATGCAAAACGATAA
- the xerA gene encoding site-specific tyrosine recombinase/integron integrase: MNFKAKTILHKGTPRIAVYFEKNAALIARIKTFEDACWSASNKYWHLPDTEANRLHFKLPLAHTLVPNAEGMASIETFKRYLLSKRYSPNTINTYSDALKSFLTFCNTKAIKDISNEDVICYNNDYILKNNFSSSYQNQIVNSIKLFFKIVKDSQIEIDKIHRPKREKVLPNVLSKEEIKAILEAPKNLKHKAMLSMIYSCGLRRSELLNLKPNDIDSKRNVVIIRQSKGKKDRITPLSPKILELLRNYYKEYSPKTYLFEGQKKNTQYSARSLEEILKKSIKLVTINKPVTLHWLRHSYATHLLESGTDLRYIQELLGHNSSKTTEIYTHVSTKNIQQIKSPFDDL, from the coding sequence ATGAATTTTAAAGCCAAAACCATCCTACACAAAGGAACGCCAAGAATTGCCGTTTACTTTGAAAAAAATGCCGCATTAATTGCTCGTATCAAAACTTTTGAAGATGCTTGCTGGAGCGCCTCAAACAAATATTGGCATTTACCCGACACTGAAGCCAATCGTTTACATTTTAAATTGCCCTTAGCCCATACATTAGTGCCTAATGCAGAAGGAATGGCTAGTATTGAAACCTTTAAACGCTATTTATTATCAAAACGTTACAGCCCAAATACCATAAACACGTATAGCGATGCTTTAAAATCGTTTTTAACGTTTTGTAACACAAAAGCAATAAAAGACATTAGCAATGAAGATGTTATTTGTTATAACAACGATTATATTTTAAAGAATAACTTTTCTTCTTCCTATCAAAACCAAATTGTTAATTCTATCAAACTATTTTTTAAGATAGTTAAAGACAGTCAAATTGAAATTGACAAAATACATCGACCAAAAAGAGAAAAAGTATTACCCAATGTTTTGAGTAAAGAAGAAATTAAAGCCATTTTAGAAGCCCCAAAGAATTTAAAACACAAAGCAATGCTTTCTATGATTTACAGTTGTGGATTAAGACGAAGTGAATTGTTGAATTTAAAACCAAATGATATTGACTCCAAAAGAAATGTTGTAATAATTAGACAATCAAAAGGTAAAAAGGACCGAATTACACCATTATCTCCAAAAATATTAGAATTACTAAGAAATTACTATAAAGAATACAGCCCAAAAACGTATCTTTTTGAGGGACAGAAAAAAAATACACAATATTCTGCAAGAAGTTTAGAGGAAATATTGAAAAAAAGTATTAAATTGGTCACAATAAACAAACCTGTTACATTGCATTGGCTACGTCATAGCTATGCTACTCACTTATTAGAAAGTGGAACAGATTTAAGATACATACAAGAATTATTAGGGCATAATAGTAGTAAAACAACTGAAATATACACGCATGTGAGTACTAAAAACATTCAGCAAATTAAAAGTCCTTTTGATGATTTATAA
- a CDS encoding acetyl-CoA carboxylase carboxyltransferase subunit alpha — translation MEYLDFELPIKELEDQLDKCQIIGQESDVDVSNTCKQIEKKLEETKKKIYKNLSAWQRVQLSRHPNRPYTLEHITNITNGTFLELFGDRNFKDDKAMIGGLGQINGQSYMIIGQQKGINTKMRQYRNFGMANPEGYRKALRLMKMAEKFNIPVLTLIDTPGAYPGLEAEERGQGEAIARNIFEMARLKTPIISIIIGEGASGGALGIGVGDRVYMLENTWYSVISPESCSSILWRSWEYKEQAAEALKLTSFDMKKQKLIDDIIPEPLGGAHYDKETTFKTVAEYVTKAFNELKDLSTKDLVAQRMDKYSNMGEFKE, via the coding sequence ATGGAATATTTAGATTTTGAATTACCAATTAAAGAGCTTGAAGATCAATTAGATAAATGTCAAATCATTGGTCAAGAATCAGATGTTGACGTTTCTAACACTTGCAAACAAATAGAGAAGAAATTAGAAGAAACTAAGAAAAAAATATACAAAAATCTTTCTGCTTGGCAACGTGTTCAATTATCACGTCATCCAAATCGTCCATACACATTAGAACATATTACCAATATTACTAATGGGACATTTTTAGAACTTTTTGGAGATAGAAATTTCAAAGATGACAAAGCAATGATTGGAGGTTTAGGTCAAATAAACGGACAATCGTATATGATTATTGGACAGCAAAAAGGTATCAATACTAAAATGCGTCAATACAGAAACTTCGGGATGGCAAATCCAGAAGGATACCGTAAAGCATTACGATTAATGAAAATGGCAGAAAAATTTAATATTCCTGTCTTAACATTAATTGATACACCTGGTGCTTATCCAGGTTTAGAAGCTGAAGAAAGAGGTCAAGGTGAAGCCATTGCAAGAAATATTTTCGAAATGGCTCGTTTAAAAACACCTATTATTTCTATTATTATTGGAGAAGGAGCTTCAGGAGGAGCTTTAGGAATTGGAGTTGGAGACCGTGTTTACATGTTAGAAAACACATGGTATTCAGTAATTTCACCTGAATCTTGTTCGTCTATTTTATGGAGAAGTTGGGAATATAAGGAACAAGCAGCTGAAGCATTAAAATTAACTTCGTTTGATATGAAAAAACAAAAGTTAATTGATGATATTATACCAGAACCGCTAGGTGGTGCACACTACGATAAAGAAACTACTTTTAAAACAGTTGCAGAATATGTAACTAAAGCTTTTAATGAGTTAAAAGATTTATCAACAAAAGATTTAGTGGCGCAACGCATGGATAAATATAGCAACATGGGCGAATTCAAAGAATAA
- a CDS encoding HNH endonuclease signature motif containing protein, producing MAIRTIVKRKLWASSGGFCGKPDCHADLFPFFESGEITNIEELAHIIGQKKKGPRGANPLPLSERDEFENIILLCPTCHTIIDKNPKLYPDNTIKQWKANHENSISNIFKVPKLESRLDASKYLKPLLAENKAIFDLYGPHSKNAIDNQLATELMWEKLAIQKILPNNRKIEAFIEQNQDLFEGNEFGLFIEYKLHREGFEYNKISGDVNSTVPTFPNGFENIFK from the coding sequence ATGGCAATAAGAACTATAGTAAAACGAAAACTTTGGGCTTCATCAGGAGGTTTCTGCGGTAAACCAGATTGTCATGCTGATTTATTTCCTTTTTTTGAAAGCGGAGAAATTACCAACATTGAAGAATTAGCACACATAATTGGACAAAAGAAAAAAGGTCCAAGAGGAGCTAATCCATTACCACTTAGTGAGCGTGATGAATTTGAAAATATAATATTATTGTGTCCAACTTGTCATACTATCATTGATAAAAATCCAAAATTATATCCTGATAATACAATAAAACAATGGAAAGCAAATCACGAAAATAGCATTTCAAATATTTTTAAAGTTCCAAAACTTGAATCCCGATTAGATGCAAGTAAGTATTTAAAACCTTTACTGGCTGAAAATAAAGCAATATTTGACTTGTATGGCCCACATTCAAAAAACGCTATAGATAATCAATTAGCAACTGAACTTATGTGGGAAAAATTAGCTATTCAAAAGATATTACCAAATAATAGAAAAATTGAGGCATTTATTGAACAAAATCAAGATTTATTCGAGGGTAATGAGTTTGGTTTATTCATTGAATATAAACTTCATAGAGAAGGATTTGAATACAATAAAATTTCTGGTGATGTAAATTCTACTGTCCCAACTTTTCCAAATGGATTTGAAAACATTTTTAAATGA
- a CDS encoding HU family DNA-binding protein has protein sequence MAIEFKMVPKQNNIASPPQTKYYPCAVSKGEVDLEYLAEIIASRSTVTVADCYGVLIGMSQVIGEQLANGKIVKIDRLGTFALTLKGVGTDTPEKLNKNTILGAKILFKPARNFKKLLQNLSYKRLR, from the coding sequence ATGGCTATTGAATTTAAAATGGTGCCCAAACAAAACAATATTGCATCGCCACCTCAAACCAAATATTACCCTTGTGCCGTAAGTAAGGGAGAAGTAGATTTAGAATATTTAGCCGAAATTATTGCAAGCCGAAGCACAGTTACCGTTGCTGATTGTTATGGGGTTCTCATAGGGATGAGTCAGGTAATAGGGGAGCAATTAGCCAACGGTAAAATTGTAAAAATAGATCGTTTAGGAACGTTTGCGCTAACACTAAAAGGCGTTGGAACTGATACACCCGAAAAATTAAATAAAAACACCATTCTAGGTGCCAAAATATTATTTAAACCGGCGCGTAATTTTAAAAAGCTCTTGCAGAATTTAAGTTACAAAAGATTGCGGTAA
- a CDS encoding thermonuclease family protein produces MQYNAKAPYIVETHWQIEEVLDGDSIIICNRFTQMKKEIRLYGLDAPEVKINRKMIEDEEKSSLPAQLLLQFGLQSLHFVLSVAPPKTAVTIVTEQENFYDYWNRQLGYVILPGGECLNDLLLINGYAKATQQYYCGKLAEYQLMNRQAQLNQLGIYSSVKSF; encoded by the coding sequence ATGCAATACAACGCAAAAGCACCGTACATAGTGGAAACCCATTGGCAAATTGAAGAAGTCCTTGATGGGGATAGCATCATCATTTGCAATCGTTTCACTCAAATGAAAAAAGAAATCCGTCTTTATGGTTTAGATGCACCAGAAGTAAAGATTAATAGGAAGATGATAGAGGATGAGGAGAAAAGCAGTTTACCTGCCCAATTATTGCTCCAATTTGGTTTGCAATCCTTGCACTTCGTTTTGTCGGTTGCACCGCCTAAAACGGCTGTAACTATCGTTACAGAACAGGAGAACTTTTACGACTACTGGAACAGACAACTAGGATATGTAATATTACCAGGAGGAGAATGTTTGAATGATTTGCTTTTGATCAATGGGTATGCAAAAGCAACCCAACAATATTACTGCGGAAAGCTCGCAGAATATCAATTGATGAACCGCCAAGCGCAGCTTAATCAACTGGGTATTTATAGTTCCGTAAAAAGTTTTTGA
- a CDS encoding DMT family transporter — MQNDNLKSYLHLHVIVFIWGFTAILGKLISLEALDLVWYRMLFASTIMTFVVLFNKEKIKVPFNVLIGFVVSGIIIAAHWLTFYQAIKVSNVSITLACLSTGAFFASILEPIFYKRKVIWYELLFGLIVVVGLGIIFNVETKYASGIYLAITSAFLSALFSVINGKYAKEYNPNIISLYELSSGVFFLSIYLFFAGSFTPAFFSLSVNDLIWLFLLSSICTAYAFSASVKVMKFLSPFTVMLTINLEPIYGIILALLIFKDGEEMSPLFYVGALIILATVIANGIVKSYKKVTTN; from the coding sequence ATGCAAAACGATAATTTAAAAAGTTATTTGCATCTTCATGTAATTGTATTTATATGGGGGTTTACGGCAATTTTAGGGAAGTTAATTTCATTAGAAGCTCTAGATTTGGTTTGGTATCGCATGCTTTTTGCTTCTACAATTATGACATTTGTAGTGCTATTTAATAAAGAAAAAATTAAGGTGCCTTTTAATGTTTTGATTGGATTTGTTGTTTCAGGAATCATCATTGCGGCGCATTGGCTTACATTTTATCAAGCAATTAAAGTTTCAAATGTTTCTATTACATTGGCTTGTTTGTCCACAGGTGCTTTTTTTGCTTCCATATTGGAGCCCATATTTTACAAACGTAAAGTTATTTGGTACGAATTGCTTTTCGGATTAATTGTAGTTGTAGGATTAGGAATTATTTTTAATGTAGAAACCAAATACGCATCAGGAATTTATTTAGCCATTACTTCGGCTTTTTTATCAGCCCTTTTTTCTGTTATTAATGGTAAATATGCGAAAGAATACAACCCTAATATAATTTCTCTATATGAACTATCAAGCGGTGTTTTCTTTTTGAGCATCTACTTGTTTTTTGCAGGAAGTTTTACACCTGCTTTCTTTTCACTTTCTGTAAACGACTTAATATGGTTGTTCCTATTGTCGTCTATTTGTACAGCTTATGCGTTTTCAGCATCGGTAAAAGTGATGAAATTTTTGAGTCCGTTTACCGTAATGCTTACTATTAATCTCGAACCTATTTACGGAATCATTTTGGCCCTACTAATTTTTAAAGACGGAGAAGAAATGTCGCCTTTGTTTTATGTAGGTGCTTTAATAATTTTAGCCACAGTAATTGCAAACGGAATTGTAAAAAGTTATAAAAAAGTAACAACTAATTAA
- a CDS encoding transketolase: MSNTQQLQDFTTQVRRDILRMVHAVNSGHPGGSLGCAEFLVTLYQDVMKRNEGFDMNGIGEDLFFLSNGHISPVFYSVLARSGYFPVAELATFRKLNSRLQGHPTTHEGLPGIRMASGSLGQGMSVAIGAAQAKKLNNDNHLVFALLGDGELQEGQNWEAIMYASAKKVDNLIATIDLNGKQIDGTTDEVLAMGSVKAKFEAFDWIVLEIAAGNNIDAIKAGLAEAKSKSGNGKPVCILLHTEMGNGVDFMMHTHAWHGKAPNDEQLAKGLAQNVETLGDY, translated from the coding sequence ATGTCTAACACACAACAACTACAAGATTTTACAACACAAGTTCGAAGAGATATTCTTCGTATGGTTCATGCCGTAAATTCAGGTCACCCAGGAGGTTCTTTGGGATGTGCTGAGTTTTTGGTTACCCTTTACCAAGACGTTATGAAACGTAACGAAGGTTTTGATATGAACGGAATTGGTGAAGATTTATTCTTCTTATCAAACGGACATATTTCTCCGGTTTTTTATAGTGTTTTAGCTAGAAGCGGTTACTTTCCAGTAGCGGAATTAGCAACATTCAGAAAATTAAATTCAAGATTACAAGGTCACCCTACTACTCATGAAGGTTTACCAGGAATCAGAATGGCTTCGGGTTCGTTAGGACAAGGAATGTCGGTTGCAATTGGAGCTGCGCAAGCTAAAAAATTGAACAACGATAACCATTTAGTTTTTGCTCTTTTAGGTGATGGTGAATTACAAGAAGGTCAAAACTGGGAAGCTATTATGTATGCTTCGGCAAAAAAAGTAGACAATTTAATTGCAACTATCGACTTAAACGGAAAACAAATTGACGGAACTACAGACGAAGTTTTGGCAATGGGAAGTGTAAAAGCAAAGTTTGAAGCATTTGATTGGATTGTATTAGAAATCGCAGCAGGAAACAACATTGACGCTATTAAAGCTGGTTTAGCTGAAGCAAAATCTAAATCAGGTAACGGAAAACCCGTTTGTATTTTATTGCATACCGAAATGGGTAACGGAGTAGATTTTATGATGCACACACACGCTTGGCACGGTAAAGCGCCAAATGATGAGCAATTAGCAAAAGGTTTAGCACAAAATGTTGAAACTTTAGGAGACTATTAA
- the tgt gene encoding tRNA guanosine(34) transglycosylase Tgt: MKFDLITKDPQSKARAGKITTDHGVIETPIFMPVGTVASVKGVHQRELRDDINPDIILGNTYHLYLRPQTKILEAAGGLHKFMNWDRNILTDSGGYQVYSLSSNRKIKEEGVKFKSHIDGSYHFFSPENVMEIQRTIGADIIMAFDECTPYPCDYRYAKRSMHMTHRWLDRCINHLEKLPFKYGYEQTFFPIVQGSTYKDLREQSAEYIANAGAQGNAIGGLSVGEPAEEMYAMTEIVTAILPEDKPRYLMGVGTPINILENIALGIDMFDCVMPTRNARNGMLFTAHGTMNMKNKKWEADFSPIDEMGHTWVDTEYSKAYLRHLFAADEFLGKQIATIHNLGFYMWLVREARRQIITGTFRAWKDKMVVQMSQRL, from the coding sequence ATGAAGTTTGATTTAATTACCAAAGACCCACAAAGTAAAGCCAGAGCAGGAAAAATAACAACCGATCATGGTGTTATTGAAACCCCAATTTTTATGCCCGTAGGAACGGTTGCTTCTGTAAAAGGAGTACACCAACGTGAGCTAAGAGACGATATTAATCCAGATATTATTTTAGGAAATACCTATCATTTATATTTAAGACCACAAACTAAAATTTTAGAAGCCGCTGGAGGTTTGCATAAATTCATGAATTGGGATAGAAATATCTTAACCGATTCTGGTGGTTATCAAGTGTATTCGCTTTCTTCGAACAGAAAAATTAAAGAAGAAGGGGTGAAATTCAAATCGCATATTGACGGTTCATACCATTTCTTTTCACCCGAAAATGTAATGGAAATTCAACGAACTATTGGTGCCGATATCATCATGGCTTTTGACGAATGCACGCCTTACCCTTGCGATTATCGTTATGCAAAACGTTCGATGCACATGACGCATCGTTGGTTGGATAGATGTATCAATCATTTAGAAAAATTACCATTTAAATACGGTTACGAACAAACGTTTTTCCCAATTGTTCAAGGAAGTACTTATAAAGATTTAAGAGAACAATCGGCTGAATATATTGCAAACGCAGGTGCACAAGGAAATGCTATTGGTGGACTTTCAGTAGGAGAACCAGCTGAAGAAATGTACGCAATGACCGAAATTGTAACCGCAATTCTTCCAGAAGATAAACCAAGGTATTTAATGGGTGTAGGAACGCCAATCAATATTTTAGAAAATATCGCATTAGGAATTGATATGTTTGATTGTGTGATGCCAACACGTAACGCCAGAAACGGAATGTTATTCACCGCTCACGGAACTATGAATATGAAAAACAAAAAGTGGGAAGCCGATTTTTCGCCAATTGACGAAATGGGACACACTTGGGTAGATACCGAATATTCTAAGGCGTATTTAAGACACTTATTTGCAGCCGATGAATTCCTAGGAAAACAAATTGCGACCATTCATAACTTAGGTTTTTACATGTGGTTAGTCCGCGAAGCAAGAAGACAAATTATTACTGGCACATTTAGAGCATGGAAAGATAAAATGGTGGTTCAAATGAGTCAACGATTATAA
- a CDS encoding transketolase family protein: protein MKKYINQGSKDTRSGFGAGMTELGQKNENVVALCADLIGSLKFDDFKKNHPERFFQIGIAEANMIGIAAGLTIGGKIPFTGTFANFSTGRVYDQIRQSVAYSDKNVKICASHAGLTLGEDGATHQILEDIGLMKMLPGMTVINTCDYNQTKAATLALADYHGPAYLRFGRPVVPNFMPADEPFVIGKAIMLNEGTDVTIIATGHLVWEALVAAEALEAKGISAEVINIHTIKPLDEEAILKSVKKTGCVVTAEEHNIIGGLGESVSRTLVQNHLVPQEFVAVNDSFGESGTPDQLMEKYGLNSAAIIEKAEKVIQRK from the coding sequence ATGAAAAAATATATCAATCAAGGAAGCAAAGATACCCGTTCGGGATTTGGAGCTGGAATGACAGAATTAGGTCAAAAAAACGAAAACGTAGTAGCACTTTGTGCGGATTTAATTGGATCATTAAAATTTGATGACTTCAAGAAAAACCACCCAGAGCGTTTCTTCCAAATTGGAATTGCAGAAGCCAACATGATTGGAATTGCAGCAGGATTAACGATTGGTGGGAAAATTCCTTTCACAGGAACATTCGCTAACTTTTCTACAGGAAGAGTCTATGACCAAATTCGTCAATCAGTAGCGTATTCAGATAAAAATGTAAAGATTTGTGCTTCGCATGCAGGATTAACGCTTGGAGAAGACGGTGCAACACACCAAATCTTAGAAGACATCGGTTTGATGAAAATGTTACCTGGAATGACCGTTATCAATACTTGCGATTACAACCAAACCAAAGCAGCCACTTTAGCATTAGCTGATTATCATGGCCCTGCTTATTTACGTTTTGGTCGCCCAGTAGTACCTAACTTTATGCCAGCAGACGAACCTTTCGTAATTGGAAAAGCTATTATGCTAAACGAAGGAACTGATGTTACGATTATTGCCACTGGACATTTAGTTTGGGAAGCATTAGTAGCAGCGGAAGCCTTGGAAGCAAAAGGAATTTCGGCTGAAGTAATTAACATTCACACGATTAAACCGTTAGATGAAGAAGCGATTTTAAAATCGGTGAAGAAAACAGGTTGTGTAGTTACGGCTGAAGAGCATAACATTATTGGTGGTTTAGGAGAAAGCGTTTCAAGAACGTTAGTACAAAACCATTTAGTACCACAAGAATTTGTTGCTGTAAACGACAGCTTTGGAGAGAGTGGCACACCCGACCAATTAATGGAAAAATATGGTTTAAACAGCGCAGCCATTATTGAAAAAGCAGAAAAAGTAATCCAAAGAAAATAA